A region of Chloroflexota bacterium DNA encodes the following proteins:
- a CDS encoding 4Fe-4S dicluster domain-containing protein: MPIQSAELTLEQEAQPAAIGERQDPLVRMQEDLRRAMKKPIDQRRWVMVIDLRKCVGCSACTIGCVVENKLPPGVVYRPVLEEEIGTYPNVTRRFIPRPCMQCDDPPCVPVCPVNATYKRPDGIVAINYDDCIGCRYCLVACPYSARLFDAGRQYLDGTTPAIPALLGRDKAMVYEKLPAYEYGHAWERHEGESPIGNARKCQFCSHRLEAGMLPMCATTCIGRATYFGDSNDPEALVSDLIASPNVMRLKEEMGTQPKVYYLA; encoded by the coding sequence ATGCCCATTCAGAGCGCTGAACTCACGCTCGAACAGGAAGCGCAGCCTGCGGCAATCGGTGAGCGGCAAGACCCGCTGGTGCGGATGCAGGAAGACCTGCGCCGCGCTATGAAAAAGCCGATTGACCAGCGCCGCTGGGTCATGGTCATTGACCTGCGGAAGTGCGTCGGCTGTTCCGCTTGTACCATTGGCTGTGTCGTGGAGAACAAGTTGCCGCCCGGGGTCGTGTACCGCCCGGTGCTGGAGGAGGAAATCGGCACGTACCCGAACGTGACGCGCCGGTTCATCCCACGCCCCTGCATGCAGTGCGACGACCCGCCCTGCGTGCCGGTATGCCCGGTGAACGCCACGTACAAGCGCCCGGACGGCATCGTCGCAATCAACTACGATGACTGCATCGGGTGCCGATATTGCCTGGTTGCCTGTCCGTACTCGGCGCGCCTCTTTGACGCCGGGCGCCAGTATCTCGATGGAACCACCCCCGCCATTCCCGCACTGTTGGGCAGGGACAAGGCGATGGTCTACGAGAAGCTGCCGGCCTATGAGTATGGACATGCCTGGGAGCGGCACGAAGGCGAATCACCGATCGGCAACGCGCGCAAGTGCCAGTTCTGCTCGCACCGCCTGGAGGCGGGCATGTTGCCCATGTGCGCTACGACGTGTATTGGCCGTGCTACCTACTTTGGCGATTCCAACGATCCCGAGGCGCTTGTTTCGGACCTGATCGCGTCGCCCAACGTGATGCGGCTCAAGGAAGAGATGGGCACCCAGCCGAAGGTCTATTATCTGGCGTAG
- a CDS encoding HAMP domain-containing protein, with translation MSASDHEAGGGALSYSLRFAAWRARMRNALLRPSVRIKIMGIVLGLVFLLAYGIALDARTSMSAAMFQQLDERGKSLASDVAARSTDLILTSNAFALRELLRDTLQNNNDVRYALILDTEGHVLAHTFDEGLPRGLAERNHVSAGERTHTIILQSDEGPVHDVAAPIFGGRAGTARIGLSEQRLENGVNALTGRMLLTTLAVSLLGIGAAYLLTLILTRPIGALVEVTQAVGRGDFSQRAPPWGDDELGKLSVAFNRMVADLREKEQIRKHLLEKVIDAQEEERKRIARELHDDTGQALTSLMVGLRAANDAGDDRTRMHLNGLREIAAQTLESVKRMARELRPALLDDLGLSAALERYVAGYRTTYELDTDVQATGFAAGERLPPEVETAVYRIVQESLTNIAKHAHARHVSVVVERKPHALVAIVEDDGQGFDAEAVLAGATSDGAGLGLHGMRERASLIGGRLTIESTPGHGTSIFVEVPLA, from the coding sequence ATGAGCGCCAGCGACCACGAAGCGGGCGGTGGCGCGCTCTCCTACAGCCTGCGCTTTGCCGCCTGGCGTGCCCGTATGCGCAACGCCCTGCTGCGACCCTCGGTGCGCATCAAGATCATGGGCATAGTGCTCGGGCTGGTATTCCTGCTCGCCTATGGTATTGCGCTGGACGCGCGCACCAGCATGTCCGCCGCGATGTTTCAGCAACTGGACGAGCGCGGCAAGTCGCTGGCCAGCGACGTTGCGGCGCGCTCAACCGACTTGATCCTGACCAGTAACGCCTTTGCCCTGCGCGAGTTACTGCGCGATACGCTGCAAAACAACAACGACGTGCGCTATGCGCTGATTCTCGACACCGAAGGGCACGTGCTGGCGCACACGTTTGACGAAGGGTTACCGCGCGGGCTAGCCGAGCGCAACCACGTGAGCGCCGGTGAGCGCACTCACACGATCATCCTGCAGAGCGACGAAGGACCCGTGCATGATGTGGCGGCGCCGATCTTCGGGGGGCGCGCCGGCACCGCGCGCATTGGCCTGAGCGAACAGCGCCTGGAGAACGGGGTGAACGCGCTAACCGGGCGCATGCTGCTCACTACCTTAGCCGTCTCGCTGCTGGGTATCGGCGCCGCATACTTGTTGACGCTGATCCTGACGCGCCCGATCGGCGCGCTCGTGGAGGTGACACAAGCCGTCGGGCGCGGGGACTTCAGCCAGCGCGCCCCGCCCTGGGGCGACGACGAATTGGGAAAACTATCCGTCGCCTTCAATCGCATGGTCGCTGACCTGCGTGAGAAGGAGCAGATCCGCAAGCATTTACTCGAGAAAGTCATCGACGCACAGGAGGAGGAACGCAAACGCATTGCACGCGAACTGCACGACGACACGGGGCAAGCGCTCACCTCGCTGATGGTCGGCTTGCGTGCGGCCAACGACGCCGGCGACGACCGCACGCGCATGCACTTGAACGGCCTGCGCGAGATCGCGGCGCAGACACTGGAGTCCGTCAAGCGCATGGCGCGCGAATTGCGCCCCGCGTTGCTGGACGACCTCGGGCTGTCCGCCGCGCTGGAACGCTATGTCGCGGGCTACCGCACCACCTACGAATTGGACACCGATGTGCAGGCGACCGGTTTCGCCGCCGGCGAGCGGCTGCCGCCCGAAGTCGAAACGGCAGTGTACCGCATCGTACAGGAATCGCTCACCAATATCGCCAAACACGCCCATGCGCGCCACGTCAGCGTGGTCGTCGAGCGCAAGCCGCACGCGCTGGTGGCGATTGTCGAGGACGACGGGCAGGGATTTGATGCCGAGGCCGTGCTTGCCGGCGCCACGTCCGACGGCGCCGGGCTGGGGTTGCACGGCATGCGCGAGCGTGCAAGCTTAATCGGAGGGCGTCTGACGATTGAGTCCACACCCGGTCATGGCACCAGTATCTTCGTCGAGGTACCGCTCGCATGA
- a CDS encoding response regulator transcription factor has product MTLRVLLADDHALVRGGIRALLDTQSGIEVVGEAATGAQAITQAHGLHPDLILMDIGMPDLDGLEATRRIKAELPEIHVLLLTVHDDANYLYQALEAGASGYLLKGAEVSDLLTALQVVQRGEVYLHPAAAKHLVGGFLQRAGAAEQKQIAELTPRQQEILALVAQGLTNQQIADKLVLSPFTVATHRANIMSRLNLHNRTELVRYALRHGLLPGEQ; this is encoded by the coding sequence ATGACACTGCGGGTTCTGCTGGCGGACGACCATGCCCTGGTGCGGGGCGGGATTCGCGCCCTGTTGGACACGCAGTCCGGCATCGAGGTCGTCGGCGAGGCGGCGACCGGCGCGCAAGCAATTACCCAGGCGCACGGACTTCATCCGGACCTGATCCTCATGGATATCGGCATGCCGGACCTCGACGGACTGGAGGCGACCCGCCGCATCAAAGCGGAATTGCCCGAGATCCACGTCCTGTTGCTGACCGTGCACGACGATGCCAACTACCTGTATCAGGCACTGGAGGCGGGCGCGAGCGGGTATCTCCTGAAGGGGGCGGAGGTGAGCGACCTGCTGACCGCCTTGCAGGTCGTCCAGCGCGGCGAAGTGTACCTGCACCCGGCTGCGGCAAAACACCTGGTGGGCGGCTTCCTGCAACGCGCCGGCGCGGCCGAGCAGAAGCAGATCGCAGAACTGACGCCGCGCCAGCAGGAGATCCTGGCACTGGTGGCGCAGGGGCTGACCAACCAGCAGATCGCGGATAAACTGGTGTTAAGCCCATTCACGGTCGCAACGCACCGCGCCAACATTATGTCCCGCCTGAACCTGCACAACCGTACCGAACTGGTGCGCTACGCCCTGCGTCACGGATTGCTGCCAGGTGAACAGTAG
- a CDS encoding DEAD/DEAH box helicase family protein → MRREKAELLAVHATPPATEKAPLVTNQSSPEEKIALFRTLFRGRDDVYPKRFVSVKTGKAGYAPACRDQWGSVTLQGQKSRGDDFARREFLPVTDEVVKHHLQGVDPRDRSGRDFTMGVYPMLPDETCWFLATDFDKTTWQADAGAFLETCRLFDVPATLERSRSGNGGHAWIFFSEPTPAALVHKMGTFLLTRTMECRPEIGLDSYDRFFPSQDTLPKGGFGNLIALPLQKKPSEHGNSLFLDERFVPHHDQWAFLCSLRRMSRQEVETVVGEAEKESEFSGIRIPITDENETEPWARLPSRQPRIQPILGPLPEQIDLVLGNQIYVPKSDLTPSLRNRLLRLAAFQNPEFYHAQAMRLSTFGKPRIISCCEDFPQYLGLPRGCLEELLDLFRSLKIQVQIDDQRIAGTPLELQFHGVLRLEQQQAADALLRHENGVLSASTAFGKTVVAAYLIAQRKVNTLVVVHRRQLLDQWVAALSQFLDLEAKDIGQIGGGKRKPTQQIDVAMVQSLSRKGIVDDIVGQYGNLIVDERHHISAVTFEQVVRQSKARYLTGLSATVTRKDGHHPIIFMQCGPIRYRVTEREQTAKQAFDHKVVVRPTNFRLPPHLQDVTSLAMGVSLK, encoded by the coding sequence CTGCGACGGGAGAAAGCGGAGTTACTTGCTGTGCATGCAACTCCACCAGCAACTGAAAAGGCGCCGTTGGTGACCAACCAATCGTCGCCAGAGGAGAAGATCGCTCTCTTCCGCACCCTGTTTCGGGGTCGCGACGACGTCTATCCCAAGAGATTCGTGAGTGTGAAAACGGGTAAAGCGGGATATGCGCCCGCCTGCCGCGACCAATGGGGCAGTGTAACCTTGCAAGGGCAGAAAAGCCGGGGTGATGATTTCGCCCGGCGTGAGTTCCTGCCAGTAACTGATGAGGTCGTCAAGCATCATCTTCAAGGCGTGGATCCCCGGGATAGATCGGGTCGGGACTTTACGATGGGTGTCTATCCCATGTTGCCGGATGAAACCTGTTGGTTCCTGGCCACTGATTTCGACAAGACGACCTGGCAGGCAGATGCAGGAGCATTCCTCGAAACGTGCCGGTTGTTTGATGTACCAGCTACCCTAGAGCGATCGCGCTCGGGTAATGGCGGCCATGCCTGGATTTTCTTTTCGGAACCTACTCCTGCGGCTCTGGTGCACAAAATGGGAACCTTCCTCCTGACGCGAACCATGGAGTGTCGGCCCGAGATCGGATTGGATTCCTACGATCGGTTTTTCCCCAGCCAGGACACGCTCCCGAAGGGAGGGTTTGGCAATCTGATCGCGTTGCCTCTGCAAAAGAAGCCAAGTGAGCACGGCAATAGCCTGTTCCTCGACGAACGTTTTGTTCCGCATCACGATCAATGGGCTTTTCTCTGCTCGCTCCGGCGAATGAGCCGTCAAGAAGTCGAAACCGTCGTGGGCGAGGCAGAAAAGGAAAGTGAATTCTCGGGAATCCGCATTCCCATCACCGATGAAAATGAGACTGAACCCTGGGCGCGATTGCCTTCAAGACAGCCAAGGATTCAGCCGATTTTGGGCCCGCTTCCTGAGCAAATTGACCTGGTGCTCGGCAATCAGATCTATGTTCCCAAATCCGACCTTACCCCGTCTCTGCGCAATCGGTTGCTCCGTCTGGCCGCTTTTCAAAACCCGGAGTTCTATCACGCGCAGGCCATGCGCCTCTCGACGTTTGGCAAACCGCGCATCATCAGTTGCTGCGAGGATTTTCCTCAATACCTGGGATTGCCGCGCGGTTGTCTCGAAGAATTGCTCGATCTCTTCCGGTCGCTCAAGATACAAGTGCAGATCGACGATCAGCGAATCGCCGGAACCCCACTTGAACTCCAGTTTCACGGAGTCTTGCGATTGGAACAACAACAAGCAGCCGACGCTTTGTTACGACATGAGAACGGCGTTCTATCCGCTTCTACCGCCTTTGGTAAGACCGTGGTGGCAGCTTATCTGATTGCTCAACGCAAGGTAAACACCCTAGTAGTGGTCCATCGCCGACAATTGCTCGATCAGTGGGTGGCGGCGTTAAGCCAATTTCTTGACCTTGAGGCGAAGGATATAGGTCAAATCGGTGGCGGTAAGCGCAAGCCGACCCAGCAGATTGACGTGGCGATGGTTCAGAGCCTGAGCCGAAAGGGCATCGTGGACGATATTGTTGGCCAGTATGGCAACTTGATCGTAGACGAACGTCATCACATTTCTGCCGTCACGTTCGAGCAAGTTGTCAGGCAAAGCAAGGCCCGGTATCTAACCGGATTGTCGGCCACCGTAACCCGAAAAGACGGACATCACCCGATCATCTTCATGCAGTGCGGTCCGATCCGCTACCGGGTTACCGAGCGCGAGCAGACGGCGAAGCAGGCTTTTGACCATAAAGTGGTCGTGCGGCCCACCAATTTCCGCCTCCCGCCTCATCTGCAGGACGTAACATCATTGGCAATGGGTGTAAGTCTGAAATAG
- a CDS encoding response regulator transcription factor: protein MTKTRILLADDHAVLRAGLKMLLNAQSDLTVVGEAATGTEALGAVANLSPDLLLLDLTMPETDGLSVLRDVRRTYPSVRVLVLTMHEEEGYLRSALEAGAAGYCPKSAADAELISAIRAVMRGNVYIHPSHARYLLEQMLAPGGEAADALLSALSEREGEVLKLVARGHTNQDIAEQLSLSVKTVETYRARGMDKLGFKSRAALVRYALQMGWMSDE from the coding sequence ATGACTAAGACTCGTATTCTGCTCGCCGACGACCACGCCGTCCTGCGGGCCGGGCTCAAAATGCTGCTGAACGCGCAATCGGATCTGACTGTGGTCGGCGAAGCCGCAACGGGTACGGAGGCGTTGGGCGCCGTCGCTAACCTCTCGCCCGATCTGCTCTTGCTCGATCTCACGATGCCGGAGACCGATGGGTTGAGCGTCCTGCGCGACGTGCGACGCACCTACCCATCCGTGCGCGTGCTGGTCCTCACGATGCACGAAGAAGAGGGCTACCTGCGCAGCGCGCTCGAAGCGGGCGCGGCAGGCTACTGCCCCAAGAGCGCTGCCGATGCTGAATTAATCTCCGCTATCCGCGCCGTCATGCGTGGCAACGTCTACATTCACCCCTCGCACGCCCGCTATCTACTCGAGCAGATGCTGGCACCCGGCGGCGAGGCAGCCGACGCGCTCCTGAGCGCACTCAGCGAGCGCGAAGGCGAGGTGCTCAAGCTGGTGGCGCGCGGGCACACCAACCAGGACATCGCTGAACAGTTGAGCCTGAGCGTCAAGACGGTCGAAACCTATCGCGCGCGCGGCATGGACAAACTCGGCTTCAAGAGCCGCGCCGCGCTGGTGCGTTACGCCTTGCAGATGGGATGGATGAGCGACGAGTAA
- a CDS encoding DUF3368 domain-containing protein, translated as MTRLVLLDNTVLSNFAMIGSAALVLELFGDTAGTTLATMSEFQAGARSGRFQVHTWSSLPILELTTAEMTWSQNLARRLGAGERSCLAVAVHRGALLASDDADARAVAKRHGVAVTGTLGILLLGVERGDLILPHANQLLSQLIQAGYHSPVEKLDSLLNR; from the coding sequence ATGACCCGGTTGGTCCTGCTCGACAATACGGTGCTGTCCAATTTCGCGATGATTGGGAGCGCCGCACTTGTGTTAGAACTCTTTGGAGACACTGCGGGCACAACCCTCGCGACGATGTCTGAGTTTCAGGCGGGCGCGCGCAGCGGTAGATTCCAGGTCCATACTTGGTCAAGTTTGCCTATACTGGAATTGACCACAGCAGAGATGACCTGGAGTCAGAACCTGGCCCGAAGATTGGGAGCTGGGGAGCGATCGTGTTTGGCGGTCGCTGTCCATCGAGGCGCGCTCCTGGCGAGCGATGACGCAGATGCTCGAGCCGTGGCGAAGCGACACGGAGTGGCGGTGACCGGAACCCTTGGCATCCTGCTATTGGGCGTTGAGCGAGGCGATTTGATCTTGCCGCATGCAAACCAGCTCTTGTCCCAGCTGATCCAGGCTGGATACCACTCCCCGGTCGAGAAACTGGATTCACTTCTGAACAGATGA
- a CDS encoding transposase, which yields MQSDYTTLLSLFAVHFDARVWKQAQVLLTGTILARGQRTVCAAPRVMGLSDERHFQNYHRVLNRTVWSCHALARTLLQLLVRVFVPVGPILIGGDETIERGRGAQINAKGIYRDPVRSSRSHFVKTSGLRWITLMLLSPIPFAQRVWALPFLTMLAPSERFYADKAWAYKTMLDWMSQALLQVRRWLPARARVFVGDNSYASIAFLWRLTQLANPIKMVVRFRMDAALYAPAPPRNKRAPSGRPAKKGKRLPSLAQMAAKPRTHWEPQVVHYWYGEFKRQIEIISGTAVWYHSGL from the coding sequence TTGCAAAGCGATTATACCACGCTGCTGTCGTTGTTCGCCGTGCATTTCGATGCGCGCGTATGGAAACAAGCCCAAGTGCTGCTGACCGGAACCATTCTGGCGCGCGGTCAGCGTACGGTGTGCGCAGCCCCGCGCGTCATGGGCCTGAGCGACGAGCGACATTTTCAGAACTATCATCGGGTGCTCAACCGGACGGTCTGGTCCTGCCACGCGCTCGCCCGGACGCTCTTGCAGTTGTTGGTACGCGTCTTTGTGCCGGTCGGCCCGATCCTCATCGGTGGGGATGAAACCATTGAGCGCGGGCGCGGTGCGCAGATCAACGCCAAAGGCATCTATCGGGATCCGGTGCGTTCGAGTCGCAGTCATTTCGTTAAGACCAGCGGTCTGCGCTGGATCACATTGATGTTGCTGAGCCCGATTCCATTCGCCCAGCGTGTATGGGCCTTGCCGTTCCTGACGATGCTGGCTCCGTCGGAACGGTTCTATGCCGACAAAGCGTGGGCGTACAAAACCATGCTCGATTGGATGAGCCAGGCCTTGCTGCAAGTGCGTCGTTGGCTGCCGGCACGCGCACGGGTGTTTGTGGGCGATAACAGCTATGCGTCGATTGCGTTTCTGTGGCGGCTGACGCAACTGGCTAACCCGATTAAAATGGTGGTGCGTTTCCGGATGGACGCGGCACTGTATGCGCCGGCACCGCCACGGAACAAACGCGCACCCAGTGGCCGCCCAGCCAAGAAAGGTAAACGCCTGCCGAGCCTGGCGCAGATGGCGGCCAAACCGCGCACCCACTGGGAGCCGCAGGTGGTGCATTATTGGTATGGTGAGTTCAAACGCCAGATTGAAATCATCTCCGGCACAGCCGTCTGGTATCACAGTGGGTTGC
- a CDS encoding type II toxin-antitoxin system prevent-host-death family antitoxin — MNGIQHVSKTDLARKTRQVIRTVQRGETAVIESHGEEEAVIIDILDYRILRAVMRYHARPKRGELREEDLRRIADTQVRFNLVLAHYLSGAISVARVAELLALSPFELRNRFQRLDVPLRAAPANIAEANADLEAARASTSRPSK, encoded by the coding sequence ATGAATGGCATTCAGCATGTCAGTAAGACGGATCTAGCGCGCAAAACCCGACAAGTTATTCGAACCGTGCAACGAGGGGAGACTGCGGTCATTGAGAGCCATGGCGAAGAAGAAGCCGTCATTATCGACATTTTGGACTATCGCATTCTGCGCGCCGTCATGCGCTATCATGCACGGCCGAAGCGGGGTGAACTGCGCGAGGAGGATCTGCGCCGGATTGCAGATACGCAAGTTCGCTTCAATCTCGTCCTGGCACACTACCTTTCAGGAGCCATTAGCGTGGCGCGTGTAGCCGAATTGTTGGCTCTCTCTCCATTCGAGCTGCGAAACCGCTTTCAGCGGCTTGACGTCCCCCTGCGCGCAGCTCCCGCTAATATCGCCGAAGCCAATGCCGATCTTGAAGCCGCAAGGGCTTCGACTTCGAGACCTTCCAAATGA
- a CDS encoding thioredoxin family protein: MNVKILGPSCANCLKLELLVMRVLEEMGIRDVIVEKVAVDRQMEHYLIGEPPGLVVNEQLVWSGGTELPTKAQVREWIREVTAAA, translated from the coding sequence ATGAACGTCAAGATTCTCGGCCCGAGTTGCGCCAACTGCCTGAAACTCGAACTGCTCGTGATGCGGGTGTTGGAGGAGATGGGAATCCGCGACGTGATCGTCGAGAAGGTCGCGGTGGATCGGCAGATGGAGCACTACCTGATCGGCGAGCCGCCGGGGCTGGTTGTCAACGAGCAACTGGTCTGGTCCGGCGGCACGGAATTGCCGACCAAAGCGCAGGTGCGCGAGTGGATCCGCGAGGTCACAGCGGCAGCATGA
- a CDS encoding HAMP domain-containing protein, which yields MPSLRWSSLSFQIIGVMLSLTLGLGLVRTYLNRAEVADFAHEQFERRGIASASAFAAYAANSALTSDVFRLRELIDDTRANNPDVRYVIVLGDESRVLSHSFGETLPRGLLAANGIGRDERYRTRHFSTDEGDILDVAVPLAGRFGAVRMGLSEQSMRADVDRHTYNLLLVTGLSLIPVGLAAYLLARVLVRPLEKLGAVTAAVTRGDFSRQAPVTGQDEIVQLGQAFNAMTESLARSQNELHETNDQLRRRNDELAALNALSAAISHSADRDALLEDALAWSATLPAPAGWVLWQADGVSRVAAVRGVPAEQHARLLDCPDGRVQGGAARLCHGGAPCPAHGMCHVGVPLVSRQQLWGTLHLACAPGACFAPEQVHLLSAVGKQIGLALENLQRSEQQRDEALRRQLLDRTIEAQEEERKRIARELHDEFAQSLTALIVGLQTLEQPETPKGGIRARLVATRSLAVQILQQTRRLIFDLRPSVLDDAGLGPAIRSYAERTCDAHGVALTFRTSGARRLPPPVEIALFRIVQEAVNNLVQHARARHAHITLAVVPERVETTVADDGAGFDVEQALRSGRLGLLGMKERVELLRGTLEIESHTGQGTLITVAIPLPAQPEDSA from the coding sequence ATGCCATCCCTGCGCTGGTCCAGTCTCTCATTTCAGATCATCGGCGTCATGCTGAGCCTGACGCTCGGACTCGGCCTGGTACGCACCTACCTCAATCGTGCCGAGGTCGCCGACTTTGCGCACGAGCAGTTTGAGCGACGCGGCATCGCGTCCGCTTCCGCCTTTGCCGCCTATGCCGCCAACTCCGCGCTGACCAGCGACGTCTTCCGCCTGCGGGAGCTGATAGACGACACGCGCGCGAACAACCCCGATGTGCGCTATGTGATCGTGCTGGGCGACGAGTCGCGCGTGCTGTCGCACAGTTTTGGCGAGACGTTGCCGCGCGGCTTGCTTGCCGCCAACGGAATCGGCCGCGACGAGCGCTACCGCACCCGCCACTTCAGCACCGACGAGGGCGACATCCTGGACGTGGCCGTGCCGCTTGCCGGGCGATTCGGCGCCGTGCGCATGGGACTTTCAGAACAGAGCATGCGCGCCGACGTGGATCGCCACACGTACAACCTGCTGCTGGTCACCGGCCTGAGTCTGATTCCGGTGGGGCTCGCCGCCTATTTGCTGGCGCGCGTGCTGGTGCGACCGCTCGAAAAGCTGGGCGCGGTTACGGCAGCGGTTACGCGCGGCGATTTCAGCCGCCAGGCGCCCGTCACCGGGCAGGATGAGATCGTGCAGTTGGGCCAGGCGTTCAACGCTATGACGGAATCACTGGCGCGCTCGCAAAACGAACTGCACGAGACGAACGACCAGTTGCGCCGCCGCAATGACGAATTGGCGGCGCTCAACGCGCTCTCGGCAGCCATCAGCCACAGCGCCGATCGCGACGCGCTGCTGGAGGACGCGCTGGCGTGGAGCGCGACGCTGCCGGCACCCGCCGGCTGGGTGCTCTGGCAGGCGGATGGCGTCAGCCGCGTCGCCGCCGTGCGGGGCGTGCCGGCCGAACAGCATGCCCGTCTGTTGGACTGTCCGGACGGGCGCGTACAGGGAGGGGCGGCACGCCTGTGCCATGGCGGTGCGCCGTGTCCGGCGCATGGCATGTGCCATGTCGGGGTGCCGCTTGTCTCGCGCCAGCAACTGTGGGGCACGCTGCACCTCGCCTGCGCGCCGGGCGCCTGTTTTGCGCCCGAGCAGGTGCACCTGCTATCGGCCGTGGGCAAGCAGATCGGGCTGGCGCTCGAAAATTTGCAGCGCTCCGAGCAGCAACGCGACGAAGCATTGCGCCGCCAATTGCTCGACCGCACCATCGAAGCGCAGGAGGAAGAGCGCAAGCGCATTGCCCGCGAGTTGCACGACGAGTTTGCCCAGAGCCTGACCGCATTGATCGTCGGTCTGCAAACGCTGGAGCAACCCGAGACGCCCAAAGGCGGCATTCGCGCGCGGCTCGTTGCGACTCGTTCACTGGCGGTGCAAATCCTCCAGCAGACGCGGCGTCTGATTTTCGATCTGCGCCCCAGCGTGCTCGACGATGCCGGGCTGGGGCCCGCCATCCGCAGCTACGCCGAGCGGACCTGCGATGCGCATGGCGTGGCGCTGACATTCCGCACCAGCGGCGCCCGCCGCCTGCCCCCGCCCGTCGAGATCGCGCTGTTTCGCATCGTCCAGGAGGCGGTCAACAACCTCGTTCAACACGCGCGCGCCCGACATGCGCACATCACGCTTGCCGTGGTGCCAGAGCGCGTCGAAACGACCGTTGCCGACGATGGCGCCGGCTTTGATGTGGAGCAGGCGCTGCGGAGCGGGCGGCTTGGACTGCTCGGCATGAAGGAGCGCGTGGAATTGCTGCGCGGGACGCTCGAGATCGAAAGCCACACGGGACAGGGGACGCTCATCACGGTCGCCATCCCGCTGCCCGCTCAACCGGAGGACAGCGCATGA
- the phnD gene encoding phosphate/phosphite/phosphonate ABC transporter substrate-binding protein: MQCWLVFFIAMLSLVACGSQQALDFRFSDAEPVSASSLTEPRPVRVAVAAVISPKGNVESYAELLDYLGRKLQRRIELVQRQTYAEVNDLIRSGDVDIAFVCTSAYISGKREFGMQLLVAPQVRGESVYYSLLLVPADSPVRSMADLRGKVFAFTDPLSLSGRLYPTSLVKAYGSTPERFFSRVFYTYSHDNAIRAVADKVVDGANVDSLVYDFMTARESALAARVRIVDRSPAFGIPPVVVGPGASPQFRETVRELFLQMDEDPAGQAALRSLLIERFIPGSDQNYDSARALEAQVNTTQ, from the coding sequence GTGCAGTGCTGGTTGGTGTTCTTTATCGCCATGCTGTCGCTTGTCGCTTGCGGAAGCCAGCAAGCGCTCGACTTCCGCTTCTCGGATGCGGAGCCGGTCTCCGCTTCGTCACTGACGGAGCCGCGTCCGGTGCGCGTCGCGGTTGCTGCCGTCATCTCGCCCAAGGGCAATGTGGAATCCTACGCGGAACTACTTGACTATCTGGGGCGCAAGCTCCAGCGCCGCATCGAGTTGGTTCAGCGCCAGACGTATGCCGAGGTCAATGACCTGATCCGCAGCGGTGATGTGGACATCGCGTTCGTCTGCACCAGTGCGTATATCAGCGGCAAGCGTGAGTTTGGAATGCAGTTGCTCGTCGCGCCACAAGTGCGCGGCGAGTCGGTGTACTACTCGCTCCTGCTCGTGCCCGCGGACAGCCCTGTCCGCTCGATGGCAGACCTGCGCGGCAAGGTGTTCGCGTTTACCGACCCGCTCTCGTTGAGCGGGCGACTCTATCCCACCTCGCTGGTAAAGGCGTATGGCTCTACCCCAGAGCGCTTCTTCAGCCGCGTCTTCTACACGTACAGCCACGACAACGCCATTCGCGCTGTGGCAGACAAAGTAGTGGACGGCGCGAATGTGGACAGCCTGGTATACGACTTCATGACGGCGCGCGAGTCCGCGCTCGCCGCGCGCGTGCGCATCGTTGACCGCTCGCCCGCTTTTGGCATCCCGCCGGTCGTCGTCGGCCCGGGCGCCAGCCCCCAGTTCCGCGAAACGGTGCGTGAACTGTTCCTGCAGATGGACGAAGACCCCGCCGGGCAAGCGGCGTTGCGCAGCCTGTTGATCGAGCGCTTTATCCCCGGTTCCGACCAGAACTACGATTCCGCCCGCGCGCTCGAGGCGCAGGTCAACACGACGCAATGA